The Brassica oleracea var. oleracea cultivar TO1000 chromosome C7, BOL, whole genome shotgun sequence sequence CACCAAGAGACTAGTTGTCAGATAGATATTAGACGCGAGGCGAGAAGCTCCGTTTGGAAACCCTAGAGATCGTGAAGCTCCATCCCTCTCCGGCGTGGATCTCGGAAGTTGTATTATTTGAATTTGGGAGAGATTAGATTAGATCATGTATAGGGAGAGGGGAACGGTTGGAACCAAGTCGGAGGTCGTCGATCGGAAACGTGTTGTAAACGAGGTTCGCGATAATCGGGCGTCGCATTCGATGTCTCAGCCCGTCAATGGAAAGGGAAAGGCCGCATCGAACTCCGTCATGATAGGGAAGCAGTTGCATGACCAGAACAACAGCAGAGATTCACGTTCTGGGTCTCTCTCGAAGACTACCATTTCCGACGGTGAGATTCGTCTCTTATGCCTCTATTGTTGTTGTGAATCGCTCGATTCTATTCGAGTCCGTTACCTCGGGTCTGCCCCCGTTTCTCAATTTGGGTTTCTTACTTATGATTTGCTCTGTTTCTTGATTTGGGTTTCTTTGAAACATCTTAAATTGAATTAAAGCTAGAAACTTTAATCTTAAACGCCACTTTTGTTGTTCATGATTCCTAGAGCAAGTCTTTGTTATTTTTTTGTTTAAATAAGGTTATATAAGAGTGGTGTTTGATGAAATGTTATGTGGTTGTTTTAGCTGTGGATATATCAGAGACAGACAGCGAGGAATCAGAGGTGAGTGGCTCTGAGGGGGAGGACACCTCGTGGATATCTTGGTTCTGTAATCTCCGTGGGAACGAGTTCTTCTGCGAGGTTGATGATGATTACATCCAGGATGATTTTAACTTGTGTGGTCTCAGCCATCAAGTTCCTTACTACGACTATGCCCTTGATTTGATTCTGGACGTAGACTCTTCTCATGGTAAGTCCTAACACATGAATGATTTAGTATGTATTTGTTGATATGGCGTTTAGGTGTTGTTTTCAATGTTAACAGGTGAGATGTTTACAGAGG is a genomic window containing:
- the LOC106305864 gene encoding casein kinase II subunit beta'; translated protein: MYRERGTVGTKSEVVDRKRVVNEVRDNRASHSMSQPVNGKGKAASNSVMIGKQLHDQNNSRDSRSGSLSKTTISDAVDISETDSEESEVSGSEGEDTSWISWFCNLRGNEFFCEVDDDYIQDDFNLCGLSHQVPYYDYALDLILDVDSSHGEMFTEEQNELIESAAEMLYGMIHARYILTSKGLASMLDKYKNYDFGRCPRVYCCGQPCLPVGQSDIPRASTVKIYCPKCEDVYYPRSKYQGNIDGAYFGTTFPHLFLMTHGHLKPQKASQSYVPRVFGFKLHKP